A portion of the Streptomyces platensis genome contains these proteins:
- a CDS encoding ABC transporter ATP-binding protein, whose product MRIDITDLSVEVAGKRLVHDITLRAGSGRVVGLVGPNGSGKSTLLRCVYRALRPAAGTVRLDDADLHAMDARTGARLLAALPQEAGTEFDFTVAEVVAMGRLPHQPGSGRASAADTAHCTRALARVGADHLAGRGFLSLSGGEKQRVLIARALAQDPRVLVLDEPTNHLDVAQQLAVLALVRDSGLTVLTALHDLNLAALHCDELYVLARGRLVAAGPPHDVLTPELLAEVFGVRAHRVRHPESGAVQLLFDRLTAPAADS is encoded by the coding sequence ATGCGGATCGACATCACGGACCTGTCCGTGGAGGTGGCCGGGAAGCGGCTGGTCCACGACATCACGCTGCGGGCCGGCAGCGGCCGGGTGGTCGGCCTGGTCGGCCCCAACGGCAGCGGCAAATCGACCCTGCTGCGCTGTGTCTACCGCGCGCTGCGCCCGGCCGCCGGGACCGTCCGGCTGGACGACGCGGATCTGCACGCCATGGACGCGCGCACCGGCGCCCGGCTGCTGGCCGCGCTGCCCCAGGAGGCCGGCACGGAGTTCGACTTCACCGTGGCCGAGGTCGTCGCGATGGGGCGGCTGCCGCATCAGCCCGGCTCGGGCCGGGCGAGCGCGGCGGACACCGCGCACTGCACGCGGGCGCTGGCCCGGGTCGGCGCGGACCACCTCGCCGGGCGCGGCTTCCTCAGCCTGTCCGGCGGCGAGAAGCAGCGGGTACTGATCGCCCGTGCGCTGGCCCAGGATCCGCGGGTGCTGGTGCTCGACGAGCCGACCAACCACCTGGACGTCGCCCAGCAGTTGGCGGTGCTGGCGCTGGTCCGGGACAGCGGGCTGACCGTGCTGACGGCGCTGCACGACCTCAATCTGGCCGCCCTGCACTGCGACGAGCTGTATGTCCTCGCCCGCGGCCGACTCGTCGCCGCGGGCCCGCCGCACGACGTGCTCACCCCGGAACTGCTCGCCGAGGTCTTCGGCGTCCGCGCCCACCGCGTACGGCATCCCGAATCGGGCGCCGTCCAGCTGCTGTTCGACCGCCTGACCGCCCCCGCCGCCGACTCCTGA
- a CDS encoding FecCD family ABC transporter permease: MATTSAHPTTDQAGAPPPARRLPVPPLIAVLTAVLLGSVLCGVGLGAAGLSWAEVLRYLGAGLTGGTISSDEVAAYTIVWELRFPRVLLAAVVGAGLAALGVAVQALVRNALADPFVLGISSGAAVGANAVLLFGALGALGVWALSAAAFASALLAMALVYAAARTAHGLTPLRLVLTGTAMYYGFSALTTLMVFTADRGEAARSAMMWLLGSLSGAGWGSLPVAAAAVAAGLAHLLLSAGRLNALAMGDETAAALGVDVPRLRRELFVVAAAGTGAVVAVSGAIGFVGLMVPHVARMLVGADHRRVLAVAPLLGAVLLVWVDLLSRVLLAPVELPVGVLTAVLGVPCFILLMRRRGYTFGGGA, translated from the coding sequence GTGGCGACCACCAGCGCGCATCCGACGACGGACCAGGCCGGCGCGCCGCCGCCCGCCCGGCGGCTGCCCGTACCACCCCTGATCGCCGTGCTCACGGCCGTCCTGCTCGGCTCCGTGCTGTGCGGTGTCGGGCTCGGCGCGGCCGGGCTGAGCTGGGCGGAGGTGCTGCGGTATCTGGGAGCCGGGCTGACCGGCGGCACGATCTCCTCCGACGAGGTCGCCGCCTACACCATCGTGTGGGAGCTGCGCTTCCCGCGGGTCCTGCTGGCGGCCGTCGTCGGCGCCGGGCTCGCCGCCCTCGGCGTGGCCGTCCAGGCCCTGGTCCGCAACGCCCTCGCCGACCCGTTCGTCCTCGGGATCTCCTCCGGGGCCGCCGTCGGCGCCAACGCCGTCCTCCTCTTCGGGGCGCTGGGCGCGCTCGGCGTCTGGGCGCTGTCGGCGGCGGCCTTCGCCTCCGCGCTGCTCGCCATGGCCCTGGTGTACGCCGCCGCACGCACCGCCCACGGGCTCACCCCGCTGCGCCTCGTGCTGACCGGCACCGCGATGTACTACGGCTTCTCCGCGCTCACCACCCTCATGGTGTTCACCGCCGACCGCGGCGAGGCGGCCCGCTCGGCGATGATGTGGCTGCTCGGGAGCCTGAGCGGGGCCGGCTGGGGCTCCCTGCCGGTCGCCGCGGCCGCGGTGGCCGCCGGGCTGGCCCATCTGCTGCTCTCCGCGGGCCGCCTCAATGCGCTGGCCATGGGCGACGAGACCGCCGCCGCCCTCGGGGTGGACGTCCCCCGGCTGCGCCGCGAGCTGTTCGTCGTCGCGGCCGCCGGCACCGGCGCGGTGGTCGCGGTCAGCGGCGCGATCGGCTTCGTCGGGCTGATGGTGCCGCATGTCGCCCGGATGCTGGTCGGCGCCGACCACCGCCGGGTGCTGGCCGTCGCCCCGCTGCTCGGCGCGGTGCTGCTGGTGTGGGTGGATCTGCTCTCCCGGGTGCTGCTGGCGCCCGTCGAACTGCCGGTCGGCGTGCTCACCGCCGTCCTCGGCGTGCCCTGCTTCATCCTGCTGATGCGGCGGCGCGGCTACACCTTCGGAGGCGGCGCCTGA
- a CDS encoding FABP family protein, giving the protein MIEIPSDLNPALVPLAFLLGNWEGAGVADFPGTEKCNFGQEVTFTHDGRDFLEYTSHSWVLDAEGKKVRPLESESGYWRIDADRKVEIVMCRDQGVVEVWYGELADQKPQIDLATDAIARTAASGPYSGGKRLYGYVNSDLMWVGEKSTPDVPLRPYMSAHLKKVADLKEWAESLPDDMPDGVSFFRPDGTPYNP; this is encoded by the coding sequence ATGATCGAGATCCCGTCCGACCTGAACCCGGCCCTCGTGCCGCTCGCCTTCCTCCTCGGGAACTGGGAGGGCGCCGGCGTCGCCGACTTCCCCGGTACCGAGAAGTGCAACTTCGGGCAGGAGGTCACCTTCACCCACGACGGCCGTGACTTCCTGGAGTACACCTCGCACAGCTGGGTGCTCGACGCCGAGGGCAAGAAGGTCCGCCCGCTGGAGTCCGAGAGCGGCTACTGGCGCATCGACGCGGACCGCAAGGTCGAGATCGTGATGTGCCGCGACCAGGGTGTGGTGGAGGTCTGGTACGGCGAGCTGGCCGACCAGAAGCCGCAGATCGACCTGGCCACCGACGCCATCGCGCGCACCGCCGCCTCCGGCCCGTACAGCGGCGGCAAGCGGCTCTACGGCTACGTCAACAGCGACCTGATGTGGGTCGGCGAGAAGTCCACCCCGGACGTTCCGCTGCGGCCGTACATGTCCGCGCATCTGAAGAAGGTCGCCGACCTCAAGGAGTGGGCGGAGAGCCTGCCCGACGACATGCCGGACGGCGTCTCCTTCTTCCGTCCGGACGGCACGCCCTACAACCCGTAA
- a CDS encoding DsrE family protein, giving the protein MAKKLVIKVTAGADAPERCSQAFTVAAVAAASGVEVSLWLTGESVWFALPGRAAEFELPHAAPLPELIDGIRAGGGAITVCTQCAARRDIEQKDLIEGAGIAGAQLFVSEIMPDDVQALVY; this is encoded by the coding sequence ATGGCGAAGAAGCTCGTGATCAAGGTGACGGCGGGCGCGGACGCGCCCGAGCGGTGTTCGCAGGCGTTCACGGTGGCGGCGGTGGCGGCGGCCAGCGGCGTCGAGGTGTCCCTGTGGCTGACCGGGGAGTCCGTGTGGTTCGCGCTGCCGGGGCGGGCGGCGGAGTTCGAGCTGCCGCACGCGGCGCCACTTCCGGAGCTGATCGACGGCATCCGCGCGGGCGGCGGGGCCATCACGGTCTGCACCCAGTGCGCGGCGCGGCGGGACATCGAGCAGAAGGATCTGATCGAGGGGGCCGGGATCGCCGGTGCCCAGTTGTTCGTCAGCGAGATCATGCCGGACGACGTCCAGGCGTTGGTGTACTAG
- a CDS encoding DUF3099 domain-containing protein translates to MDAHRRSPVQRRHRRYFVLMGVCLVLFVLAWGVVRLWSVPAAVGMCVVAMVIPPVAAVIGNRREPGERWWDESGDPESDRWWRELDDRGDDKHPQ, encoded by the coding sequence ATGGACGCGCACCGCCGGTCGCCCGTACAGCGCCGCCATCGCAGGTACTTCGTCCTGATGGGCGTGTGCCTGGTGCTGTTCGTCCTGGCCTGGGGTGTGGTACGGCTGTGGTCGGTGCCGGCCGCCGTGGGCATGTGCGTCGTCGCCATGGTCATCCCGCCCGTCGCGGCCGTCATCGGCAACCGGCGCGAGCCCGGCGAGCGCTGGTGGGACGAGTCCGGCGACCCCGAGTCCGACCGCTGGTGGCGGGAACTGGACGACCGGGGCGACGACAAGCACCCGCAGTAG
- a CDS encoding DUF1416 domain-containing protein gives MCGAKAGGPDASTIKPGETTIQGSVTRDGEPVTGYVRLLDSTGEFTAEVPTSATGQFRFYAAEGTWTLRALVPGGTADRTVVAQKGGLAEVAIAV, from the coding sequence ATGTGTGGAGCAAAGGCAGGCGGCCCCGACGCCTCGACGATCAAGCCCGGTGAGACCACGATCCAGGGCAGTGTGACCCGCGACGGCGAGCCCGTCACCGGTTACGTCCGACTCCTGGACAGCACCGGCGAGTTCACCGCCGAGGTCCCCACCTCCGCGACCGGACAGTTCCGCTTCTACGCGGCCGAGGGCACCTGGACGCTGCGTGCGCTCGTCCCGGGCGGCACCGCGGACCGCACCGTCGTCGCCCAGAAGGGCGGACTGGCGGAGGTCGCCATCGCCGTCTGA
- a CDS encoding sulfurtransferase, with translation MSRSDVLVDADWVEAHLEDPKVVLVEVDEDTSAYDKNHIKNAVRIDWKQDLQDPVRRDFVDQAGFEKLLSAKGIANDDTVVLYGGNNNWFASYAYWYFKLYGHGSVKLLDGGRKKWELDSRDLVDGSEVPARPATDYKAKAQNTAIRAFRDDVVAAIDNLNLVDVRSPDEFSGKLLAPAHLPQEQSQRPGHVPSARNIPWSKNANDDGTFKSDDELKALYEGESVDLAKDTIAYCRIGERSALTWFVLHELLGQTNVKNYDGSWTEYGSLVGVPIELGAAK, from the coding sequence ATGAGCCGTAGCGACGTCCTCGTAGACGCCGACTGGGTCGAGGCCCACCTCGAGGACCCGAAGGTGGTTCTCGTCGAGGTTGACGAGGACACCTCGGCCTACGACAAGAACCACATCAAGAACGCCGTCCGGATCGACTGGAAGCAGGACCTCCAGGACCCGGTCCGCCGGGACTTCGTCGACCAGGCCGGCTTCGAGAAGCTGCTCTCGGCCAAGGGCATCGCCAACGACGACACCGTGGTCCTCTACGGCGGCAACAACAACTGGTTCGCCTCCTACGCCTACTGGTACTTCAAGCTCTACGGCCACGGCAGCGTCAAGCTGCTCGACGGCGGCCGCAAGAAGTGGGAGCTGGACTCCCGCGACCTGGTCGACGGCTCCGAGGTTCCCGCGCGTCCGGCCACCGACTACAAGGCCAAGGCGCAGAACACCGCCATCCGCGCCTTCCGGGACGACGTCGTCGCCGCGATCGACAACCTCAACCTGGTCGACGTGCGCTCCCCCGACGAGTTCAGCGGCAAGCTGCTCGCCCCGGCGCACCTCCCGCAGGAGCAGTCGCAGCGCCCCGGCCACGTGCCCAGCGCCCGCAACATCCCGTGGTCGAAGAACGCCAACGACGACGGCACCTTCAAGTCGGACGACGAGCTCAAGGCCCTCTACGAGGGTGAGTCCGTCGACCTCGCCAAGGACACCATCGCCTACTGCCGCATCGGTGAGCGCTCCGCGCTGACCTGGTTCGTCCTGCACGAGCTGCTCGGCCAGACCAACGTCAAGAACTACGACGGCTCCTGGACCGAGTACGGCTCGCTGGTCGGCGTGCCGATCGAGCTCGGCGCCGCCAAGTAA
- a CDS encoding putative leader peptide: MQSSLSGLRPRGRAVLTKRRAVDLCRVAAMLCRPV; encoded by the coding sequence ATGCAGAGCTCATTGAGCGGTCTCCGTCCGCGGGGACGGGCGGTACTGACGAAGCGGCGGGCAGTAGACCTGTGCCGCGTCGCCGCCATGCTCTGTCGCCCTGTCTGA
- a CDS encoding DUF2993 domain-containing protein, whose translation MRALRVLLILVVILGGLFVAADRVAVGLAEDKAAEKIRGSQGLDRTPTVAIKGFPFLTQVAGRSLQEVDADLGGIEARAQGRALRIDQLSAHFFDVGLTSDYTSIESAASATGNARITYADLTKAAGGDVKISFGGQKNGRSQVKISPKIPVLSSLEVTGSISIVGGDTVRLRADGLPGMCRALPGCEAKVRAQTDHDWKLDQLPGNLKLDKVVTMSEGLSISASGKNVKLPG comes from the coding sequence ATGCGTGCACTACGCGTGCTGTTGATCCTCGTGGTCATACTCGGGGGGCTGTTCGTGGCCGCCGACCGGGTGGCCGTGGGGCTCGCCGAGGACAAGGCCGCGGAGAAGATCCGCGGCAGCCAGGGGCTCGACCGGACCCCGACCGTCGCCATCAAGGGCTTCCCGTTCCTGACCCAGGTCGCGGGCCGCAGCCTCCAGGAGGTGGACGCCGATCTCGGGGGCATCGAGGCCCGGGCCCAGGGGCGCGCGCTGCGCATCGACCAGCTGTCGGCGCACTTCTTCGACGTCGGGCTGACCAGCGACTACACCTCCATCGAGAGTGCCGCCTCGGCCACCGGCAACGCCCGGATCACCTACGCCGACCTGACGAAGGCGGCGGGCGGCGACGTCAAGATCAGCTTCGGCGGCCAGAAGAACGGCCGCAGCCAGGTCAAGATCTCGCCGAAGATCCCGGTCCTCAGCTCGCTGGAGGTGACCGGCTCCATCAGCATCGTGGGCGGCGACACCGTCCGGCTGCGGGCCGACGGGCTCCCCGGGATGTGCCGCGCCCTCCCGGGCTGTGAGGCGAAGGTACGCGCCCAGACCGACCACGACTGGAAGCTGGACCAGCTGCCCGGCAACCTGAAGCTGGACAAGGTCGTGACGATGTCCGAGGGCCTCTCGATCTCCGCCTCCGGCAAGAACGTCAAGCTTCCCGGCTGA
- a CDS encoding MoaD/ThiS family protein, giving the protein MRYWAAAKSAAGTAEEPYAAATLAEALDAARAAHAANPEFARVLLRCSFLVDGDPVGTRDHAAVPLAQGGTVEVLPPFAGG; this is encoded by the coding sequence GTGCGCTACTGGGCCGCGGCCAAGTCCGCCGCAGGCACGGCAGAAGAGCCGTATGCGGCGGCGACGCTCGCCGAGGCGCTCGACGCGGCACGCGCGGCACATGCCGCGAACCCCGAGTTCGCACGCGTCCTGCTGCGCTGCTCCTTCCTGGTGGACGGCGATCCGGTCGGCACCCGCGACCACGCTGCGGTCCCGCTGGCCCAGGGCGGCACCGTCGAGGTCCTGCCGCCGTTCGCGGGAGGGTGA
- a CDS encoding ABC transporter ATP-binding protein: MLVRLARAHLRPHRRSISLIVLLQLIQTLATLYLPTLNADIIDNGVVKGETGYILRIGGFMVAVTLLQIVCAIGAVYFGARTAMALGRDIRAAVFDRVQSFSARELGTFGAPSLITRTTNDVQQVQMLVLMTFTMMVSAPIMCVGGVIMALNQDVPLSGLLLVIVPVLGILVSLIVRRMRPLFRGVQERIDTVNRVLREQITGIRVIRAFVRDRHERERFAGANTDLYEISLRAGRLMSMMFPLVMLIVNLSSVAVVWFGGLRIDSGSMQIGALTAFLSYLMYILMSIMMATFMVMMLPRAEVCAERVQEVLATDSSVTPPENPVTELRRHGELELRGVEFRFPGAEQPVLKDISLLARPGETTAVIGSTGSGKSTLLGLVPRLFDATGGTVLVDGEDVRTLDQETLAKAIGLVPQKPYLFSGTVATNLRYGNPDATDDELWHALETAQARDFVERMEGGLDAPIAQGGGNVSGGQRQRLAIARALVRRPEIYLFDDSFSALDYATDAALRAALSRETDRATVVIVAQRVSTIRGADRIVVLDEGRVVGTGTHAELMADNETYREIVLSQLTEQEAA, translated from the coding sequence GTGTTGGTCCGACTAGCGCGGGCGCATTTGCGGCCCCACAGGCGCTCGATATCCCTGATCGTTCTGCTCCAGCTGATCCAGACCCTGGCCACCCTCTACCTGCCCACCCTCAACGCCGACATCATTGACAACGGTGTCGTGAAGGGGGAGACGGGCTACATCCTCCGCATCGGCGGCTTCATGGTCGCCGTCACGCTGCTCCAGATCGTCTGCGCGATCGGCGCCGTCTACTTCGGTGCCCGTACGGCGATGGCGCTCGGCCGGGACATCCGCGCCGCCGTCTTCGACCGGGTGCAGTCCTTCTCCGCCCGTGAGCTGGGCACCTTCGGCGCGCCGTCGCTGATCACCCGGACCACCAATGACGTCCAGCAGGTCCAGATGCTGGTGCTGATGACGTTCACGATGATGGTCTCGGCGCCGATCATGTGCGTCGGCGGCGTCATCATGGCGCTCAACCAGGACGTGCCGCTGTCCGGCCTGCTCCTGGTCATCGTCCCGGTCCTCGGGATACTCGTCTCACTGATCGTGCGCCGGATGCGTCCGCTGTTCCGCGGGGTGCAGGAGCGCATCGACACCGTCAACCGTGTGCTGCGCGAGCAGATCACCGGTATCCGCGTCATCCGCGCCTTCGTCCGCGACCGGCACGAGCGCGAGCGGTTCGCCGGGGCCAACACCGATCTCTACGAGATCTCGCTGCGCGCCGGCCGGCTGATGTCGATGATGTTCCCGCTGGTCATGCTGATCGTGAACCTCTCCAGCGTGGCCGTCGTCTGGTTCGGCGGGCTGCGCATCGACAGCGGCTCCATGCAGATCGGCGCGCTGACCGCGTTCCTCAGCTACCTCATGTACATCCTGATGTCGATCATGATGGCGACGTTCATGGTGATGATGCTGCCGCGCGCCGAGGTCTGCGCCGAGCGCGTCCAGGAGGTCCTGGCGACCGACTCCAGCGTCACCCCGCCCGAGAACCCCGTCACCGAGCTCCGCCGCCACGGCGAACTGGAGCTGCGCGGCGTCGAGTTCCGCTTCCCCGGCGCCGAACAGCCGGTCCTCAAGGACATCTCGCTGCTCGCCCGCCCCGGTGAGACCACCGCGGTCATCGGCTCGACCGGCAGCGGCAAGTCCACCCTCCTGGGGCTCGTCCCGCGGCTGTTCGACGCGACCGGCGGCACGGTCCTGGTCGACGGCGAGGACGTCCGCACCCTCGACCAGGAAACCCTGGCCAAGGCCATCGGCCTGGTCCCGCAGAAGCCCTATCTCTTCTCCGGCACCGTCGCCACCAACCTGCGCTACGGCAACCCGGACGCCACCGACGACGAGCTGTGGCACGCCCTGGAGACCGCCCAGGCCCGGGACTTCGTCGAGCGGATGGAAGGCGGCCTGGACGCGCCCATCGCGCAGGGCGGCGGCAATGTCTCCGGCGGCCAGCGCCAGCGGCTGGCCATCGCCCGCGCCCTGGTGCGGCGCCCCGAGATCTACCTCTTCGACGACTCCTTCTCCGCGCTCGACTACGCGACGGACGCGGCGCTGCGGGCCGCACTGTCCCGGGAGACCGACCGGGCCACCGTCGTGATCGTCGCCCAGCGGGTCTCCACGATCCGCGGCGCCGACCGGATCGTCGTCCTGGACGAGGGCCGGGTCGTCGGCACCGGCACCCACGCCGAGCTGATGGCCGACAACGAGACCTACCGGGAGATCGTGCTCTCCCAGCTCACCGAGCAGGAGGCGGCATGA